Proteins from a genomic interval of Solea solea chromosome 10, fSolSol10.1, whole genome shotgun sequence:
- the chtf18 gene encoding chromosome transmission fidelity protein 18 homolog, whose amino-acid sequence MDEYDELFERQDDFDDQFADELEVLAEMEMDSSKPQGRQGQGPGDDISDIEHLLDNQPITPKAKRQKQEAGVVKRLFSTSQSLESKADITPPSSPEQFEPSHTFRSAPAELDISGFATFPATPLRPHTAAPASLRVMKRPPLEGEYISVTDSSGTRVYLRQKDTETKIVESRMVPNSQGSLGLLAVPVSVMREQEAERRHQQVVEESQRLSELLASSVNDVCVEPESRDDEVEDDDEGRTSRLWVDRFSPRHYTELLSDDFTNRCLLKWLKLWDTVVFGKERKTRPARSDRQAANQHTFKPNQGNQNPNRFKTKMEMTEEILEAELDQYKRPKFKVAMLSGPPGLGKTTLAHIIAKHAGYNVVEINASDDRSAEVFQKRIDTATQMKSVLGSNERPNCLIIDEIDGAPVAAINILLATLNRKDGHGGEATTETAKKKKKKETILLRPIICICNDLYVPALRPLRQQAFLLTFPQTQPSRLTQRLAEISLQQGMKADTGTLMSLCEKTDNDIRSCINTLQFLHGRGHKQLNAKTIQCIAVGQKDQNKGLFHLWQEIFQLPRTKRKRIGEGFEEAPGSGGGAQRFQHILHLSYSSGEYEKVSQGLYDNYLSMRVRDPNMHCVCEALEWLSFSDRLNQMIMHNQNFTLMKYLPFLSVTFHFLFAHTHVPRISYPHSHHEATSRLLSSRNALSSMLADIPASIRTRISQLSLTLDILTLLLNIISPKLRPVNPQLFSTREKEQMRELINTMLAYNLSYRQDRTPEGQYTYVLEPRVEEVVRFPSLPPHRQLTYQAKQTISREMEQERMRRAEQLMLQRNPAAKDKDKKSAVPKTTSNHQQRLENIVKQTTLETRPEVDFFGRAIAPKPQRAQKSSDTGEKCPVLAMGTAVGNSDVWFRFNEGMSNAVRRNVYIRELL is encoded by the exons TGGACTCTTCCAAGCCTCAGGGACGCCAGGGTCAGGGGCCAGGAGACGACATTTCAGACATTGAGCACTTGCTGGACAATCAACCCATCA CTCCAAAGGCAAAGCGGCAGAAGCAGGAGGCAGGTGTGGTCAAGAGACTTTTCAGCACATCACAATCTCTAGAGAGCAAAGCTGACATCACACCTCCGTCCTCTCCAGAGCAGTTTGAACCTTCTCACACATTCAG ATCTGCTCCTGCTGAATTGGACATCAGTGGCTTTGCTACCTTCCCAGCAACGCCGTTGCGACCTCACACAGCGGCGCCTGCATCACTGCGTGTTATGAAGCGCCCTCCATTAGAGGGAGAGTACATCAGCGTGACCGACTCATCGGGGACTCGCGTTTACCTCCggcagaaagacacagagacaaag ataGTAGAATCCAGGATGGTACCAAACTCCCAGGGTTCACTGGGGCTGCTGGCAGTGCCAGTAAGTGTAATGAGAGAGCAAGAAGCAGAGAGG CGTCACCAGCAGGTCGTGGAGGAATCGCAACGTCTCTCAGAACTACTGGCCAG CAGTGTGAACGACGTGTGTGTTGAGCCTGAAAGCAGAGATGATGAGGTTGAGGATGACGATGAGGGCCGAACCTCTCGTCTCTGGGTCGACAGATTTTCTCCTCGACACTACACGGAGCTTCTCAGTGATGAT TTTACCAACCGTTGTCTGCTCAAGTGGTTGAAACTCTGGGACACCGTTGTGTTtggaaaagagaggaagacCCGCCCTGCCCGCTCTGACAGACAGGCTGCCAATCAACACACTTTTAAACCCAACCAAGGCAACCAGAATCCAAACCGCTTCAAGACCAAGATGGAGATGACGGAAGAGATACTGGAGGCTGAACTGGACCAGTACAAAAGACCCAAATTCAAG GTGGCAATGTTGTCTGGTCCTCCAGGTTTGGGGAAGACCACGCTGGCTCACATTATCGCCAAGCATGCTGGATACAATGTGGTGGAAATCAATGCCAG tgatgACCGCAGCGCGGAGGTCTTCCAGAAACGCATCGACACAGCAACCCAGATGAAGTCGGTGTTAGGATCCAACGAGAGACCAAACTGCCTCATTATCGATGAGATCGATGGAGCACCTGTG GCTGCCATCAACATTCTGTTAGCAACTCTGAACAGGAAAGACGGGCATGGAGGTGAGGCCACTACAGAGAcggcaaagaagaaaaagaagaaggagaccATCCTGCTCCGACCAATCATCTGCATCTGTAACGACCT TTATGTTCCAGCTCTGCGGCCTCTCAGGCAGCAGGCCTTCCTCCTGACGTTTCCTCAGACTCAGCCTTCCCGCCTCACACAGAGACTGGCtgag aTTTCACTTCAACAGGGGATGAAGGCAGACACGGGCACTCTGATGTCACTCTGCGAGAAGACAGACAATGACATCAGGTCTTGCATCAACACACTGCAG TTCCTTCACGGTCGTGGTCACAAGCAGCTGAACGCAAAGACAATCCAGTGCATCGCTGTGGGACAGAAGGACCAGAACAAAGGCTTGTTCCATCTGTGGCAGGAGATCTTTCAGTTACCACGTACAAAACG GAAACGTATCGGTGAGGGCTTTGAGGAGGCACCAGGCTCAGGAGGTGGCGCTCAGAGGTTCCAGCACATTCTACACTTGTCTTATTCTAGTGGAGAATATGAAAAGGTTTCTCAG GGTCTGTATGATAATTACCTGTCCATGCGTGTGAGGGACCCCAACATGCACTGTGTGTGCGAGGCTCTGGAGTGGCTGTCGTTCTCAGACAGGCTGAACCAAATGATTATGCACAACCAGAATTTCACCCTGATGAAATACCTGCCCTTCCTGTCCGTcaccttccacttcctgtttgcccACACACACGTGCCCCGCATCAGTTATCCCCACAGCCACCACGAG GCCACTTCTCGTCTCCTCAGCAGCAGGAACGCCTTGTCGTCCATGTTGGCCGATATCCCAGCAAGCATCAGAACTAGGATCAGCCAGCTCAGCCTGACTCTTGATATTCTGACTCTGCTGCTCAACATCATCTCTCCCAAACTAAGGCCT gTCAATCCACAACTGTTCAGCACCAGAGAGAAGGAACAGATGCGTGAGCTGATCAACACCATGCTGGCCTACAACCTCTCCTACAGGCAGGACCGCACGCCTGAAGGACAGTACACATACGTGCTGGAAcc acgtGTTGAGGAGGTGGTGAGGTTTCCAAGCCTGCCCCCGCATCGCCAGCTGACGTATCAGGCCAAACAAACCATCAGCAGAGAGATGGAgcaggagaggatgaggagagcTGAGCAACTGATGCTGCAGCGAAACCCTGCAGCG aaagataaagacaaaaaaagtgctGTTCCCAAAACAACCAGTAACCATCAGCAGAGGCTGGAGAACATTGTCAAACAGACCACTTTGGAGACCAGG CCCGAGGTGGATTTCTTCGGTCGAGCGATCGCCCCCAAACCTCAGAGAGCGCAGAAGTCGTCAGACACAG